The Colletotrichum higginsianum IMI 349063 chromosome 2, whole genome shotgun sequence genome has a segment encoding these proteins:
- a CDS encoding Metallo-beta-lactamase superfamily protein, with the protein MDLLICGTCGVQYDSHAVKSCKICDDPRQYVAEDGQWFTTLRELQDSKKYRNVFTKDKYNSGVVAVRTEPPVAIGQRAFLLRSPAGNLLWDCITYIDDDTVRRVNELGGIAAIVISHPHYFSTALHWAEAFGCKVYVSAEDGEWLTRRGDAHVLWEGRDMEFLGGQFLAVKVAGHFPGSSVLLWRSERKLFVADSVMVVPSGVYHVDRPPGTASFAFMWSYPNMIPLSPEDVYDIWKAVSKLDFEDAHSAFPGRDARGDAKRRLLDSAQIFVKSVGYIDHPIHGESI; encoded by the exons ATGGATCTCCTGATTTGTGGTACTTGCGGCGTGCAGTATGACAGCCACGCCGTCAAATCATGCAAGATATGCGATGATCCTCGCCAATACGTCGCCGAAGACGG CCAATGGTTCACCACCCTCCGCGAGCTCCAAGACTCCAAAAAGTACAGAAACGTCTTCACCAAGGACAAGTACAActcgggcgtcgtcgccgtccgcaCCGAGCCCcccgtcgccatcggccagCGCGCGTTCCTCCTCCGTTCACCCGCCGGCAACCTCCTCTGGGACTGCATCACGtacatcgacgacgacacggtGCGGCGCGTCaacgagctcggcggcatcgccgccatcgtcatctcgCACCCGCACTACTTCTCGACCGCGCTGCACTGGGCCGAGGCCTTTGGGTGCAAGGTGTacgtctcggccgaggacggcgagtgGCTCACGCGCCGCGGCGACGCCCACGTGCTGTGGGAGGGCCGGGACATGGAGTTCCTCGGCGGACAGTTCCTGGCGGTCAAGGTCGCAGGGCATTTCCCCGGGAGCTCGGTGCTGCTGTGGAGGAGCGAGAGGAAGCTCTTCGTTGCGGACTCGGTCATGGTCGTGCCCAGCGGCGTGTACCACGTTGACCGGCCGCCGGGGACCGCGAGTTTTGCGTTCATGTGGTCGTATCCAAACATG ATTCCGCTGTCACCTGAGGACGTTTACGACATCTGGAAGGCTGTTTCCAAGCTTGATTTCGAGGATGCGCACAGCGCCTTTCCCGGACGAGATGCCAGGGGCGATGCAAAGAGACGGCTTTTGGACAGCGCCCAGATCTTTGTCAAGTCTGTTGGATACATCGACCATCCCATTCATGGCGAGAGTATTTAG
- a CDS encoding Amino acid permease — protein sequence MSSTGVERAGGLPSYGYSNHGRFPDEKLVGDEKVLGGQYGEPLESGFRSSLDSGGTQDHTHRKLKSRHIQLIGIGGTIGTALYVQIGRGLINGGPASLFLAFSIWCTFILAVTLSMAEMVTYLPISSPFIRFAGRYVDEAFGFAAGWNFFVFEAALVPFEVVACNLIIHFWSDVVPAGAIIAIILVLYGVINVMAVQWYGETEFWAALGKFLLIIGLIIFTFIVMLGGNPLGDRFGFRYWYEPGAFNELYYDGSLGKFLGFLQCLILASFTIAGPDYVSMAAGEAENPRKIMPRAFNAVFYRLTAFFVLGSLCVGILVPYNDDELTRAFKDGQPGASASPYVVAMNRLKIGVLPHIVNAMVLTAAFSAGNSYVYCASRSLYGLALEGKAPAFLKRCTKNGVPVYCVIAVLLIGLLSFLQLSANTAVVLDWFVSLVTASQLINFACMCTAYLGFYRALKAQGISRDSLPYKGWFQPYAAWYGLVGTFIMTFVGGYTVFLPLDGYWNIPDFLFSYTMVGIFPVLYFGWKILKRTKIFKPEEVDLYRDKDEIDEYERTFVPTPPANMFERILDKLFG from the exons aTGTCGTCCACCGGCGTCgagcgcgccggcggcctgccAAGCTACGGCTACTCCAACCACGGGCGCTTCccggacgagaagctcgtcggcgacgaaAAGGTGCTCGGCGGGCAGTACGGCGAGCCCCTTGAGAGCGGCTTCCGCTCCTCGCTCGACTCGGGCGGCACGCAGGATCACACCCATCGCAAGCTCAAGTCGCGTCACATCCAGCTGATTGGCATTGGCGGCACCATCG GAACCGCTCTCTAC GTCCAAATCGGACGAGGCCTGATCAACGGCGGCCCCGCGAGCTTGTTTCTGGCCTTCTCCATCTGGTGCACCTTCATCCTGGCCGTGACGCTCAgcatggccgagatggtcACCTACCTCCCCATCTCGAGCCCCTTCATCCGCTTCGCCGGCCGctacgtcgacgaggccttcggcttcgccgccggctggaacttcttcgtcttcgaggccgccctcgtcccctTCGAGGTCGTCGCCTGCAACCTCATCATCCACTTCTGGAGCGACGTCgtgcccgccggcgccatcatcgccatcatcctcgtcctctacGGCGTCATCAACGTCATGGCCGTCCAGTGGTACGGCGAGACCGAGTTCTgggccgccctcggcaagttcctcctcatcatcggcctcatcatcttcaccttcatcgtcatgctcggcggcaacccgCTGGGGGACCGCTTCGGCTTCCGCTACTGGTACGAGCCCGGCGCCTTCAACGAGCTCTACTACGACGGCTCCCTCGGCAAgttcctcggcttcctgcAGTGCCTCATCCTGGCCTCCTTCACCATCGCCGGGCCCGACTACGTCTccatggccgccggcgaggccgagaaccCGCGCAAGATCATGCCGCGCGCCTTCAACGCCGTCTTCTACCGCCTCAccgccttcttcgtcctcggctcCCTCTGCGTCGGCATCCTGGTCCCctacaacgacgacgagctcacGCGCGCCTTCAAGGACGGCCAGCCcggcgcctcggcctcgccctaCGTCGTTGCCATGAACCGCCTCAAGATCGGCGTCCTGCCCCATATCGTCAACGCCATGGTCctcaccgccgccttctccgccgGCAACAGCTACGTTTACTGCGCCTCGCGTTCGCTCtacggcctcgccctcgagggcaaGGCGCCCGCCTTCCTCAAGCGGTGCACCAAGAACGGAGTCCCGGTCTACTgcgtcatcgccgtcctgCTCATCGGCCTCCTGAGCTTCCTGCAGCTCAGCGCCAAcacggccgtcgtcctcgactgGTTCGTCAGTCTCGTCACCGCCTCGCAGCTCATCAACTTCGCCTGCATGTGCACCGCCTACCTGGGCTTCTACCGCGCCCTCAAGGCCCAGGGCATCAGCCGCGACTCGCTGCCGTACAAGGGCTGGTTCCAGCCGTACGCCGCCTGgtacggcctcgtcggcacCTTCATCATGACCTTTGTCGGCGGATACACCGTCTTCCTGCCCTTGGACGGGTACTGGAACATTCCCGACTTTTTGTTCTC GTACACCATGGTCGGCATCTTCCCCGTCTTGTATTTCGGCTGGAAGATCCTCAAGCGCACCAAGATCTTCAAGCCTGAAGAGGTCGACTTGTACCGGGACAAG GATGAAATTGACGAATACGAGAGAACTTTCGTGCCCACACCGCCTGC GAACATGTTCGAAAGGATTCTGGACAAGCTCTTCGGTTGA